The Xenopus tropicalis strain Nigerian chromosome 2, UCB_Xtro_10.0, whole genome shotgun sequence genome window below encodes:
- the krt78.9 gene encoding keratin 78, gene 9 (The RefSeq protein has 1 substitution compared to this genomic sequence) produces the protein MSFSQVSVKKHHSGSGGGGRGGFSACSLGAIGGGSRSGGSYGSRSVYNLGGKSRTSISAASTRSMAGGLGSAAGGGFGSAAGGGFGSAAGGGFGGGAGGGFGGGFGGGHGGGAGGMGGMGGPGFDGGDMGFPVCPPGGIQQVTINTQLLQPLNLTIDPNVQKVKTEEREQIKTLNNKFAAYIDKVRFLEQQNKVLETKWKLLQEQGTKGSTKRANLEPLFEKYIGDLNKYLSTLINEKDRLTQELKNLQVLVEDYKKKYEDEITKRTKAENDFVLLKKDVDTVYMAKTELEAKVDAVTSEINFLRTLYAAELSQVHDTVTDTSVVLTMDNNRDLNLEGIIKDVKAQLELCAQRSKMEAEALFDNKYKELQKTAEGHGDSIKNSKSEIAELNRRIQRLKAEIENIKKQIAGLNQSIAGAEEKGNLALKDAEKKLQDLEAAEKKLKEDMARQLKEYQELLAAKIALDVEIGTYGLMLGGEEHRMSGDIVSNVSISVISGGASVYSALGAAAGGMGGGGMGGGMGSGHGGGYGHGGGFGSGHGSGHGGGFGAGHGSGHGGGHGKTSVAIASTTSTSKKSY, from the exons ATGTCTTTCTCACAAGTCTCTGTCAAGAAGCACCATAGTGGTAGCGGTGGTGGTGGAAGAGGGGGTTTTAGCGCTTGCTCACTTGGAGCAATTGGAGGAGGATCTCGGTCTGGAGGTAGCTATGGGTCACGCAGTGTCTATAACCTTGGTGGAAAATCTAGAACTTCCATAAGTGCAGCCAGTACTCGAAGTATGGCAGGAGGACTTGGTAGTGCTGCTGGTGGAGGATTTGGTAGCGCTGCTGGTGGAGGATTTGGTAGTGCTGCTGGTGGAGGATTTGGTGGTGGTGCTGGTGGAGGATTTGGTGGTGGCTTTGGAGGAGGACATGGTGGTGGTGCAGGGGGCATGGGTGGCATGGGAGGCCCAGGATTTGATGGAGGGGATATGGGATTCCCTGTTTGCCCACCTGGTGGAATTCAGCAGGTTACTATCAATACACAACTTCTGCAGCCACTTAATCTGACTATTGATCCAAACGTCCAGAAAGTAAAAACAGAGGAAAGAGAACAAATTAAAACTCTCAACAACAAGTTTGCAGCTTACATTGACAAG GTCAGATTTCTGGAACAGCAAAACAAAGTCCTGGAAACAAAATGGAAACTGCTGCAGGAACAGGGAACTAAGGGCAGCACCAAAAGGGCCAACCTAGAGCCCCTGTTTGAGAAATACATTGGCGACCTGAACAAATATTTAAGCACTCTAATAAATGAAAAGGACCGTTTGACTCAAGAACTGAAGAATCTGCAAGTTCTTGTAGAGGATTATAAGAAAAA ATATGAGGACGAAATTACCAAGCGTACAAAAGCAGAAAACGATTTTGTGTTACTTAAGAAG GATGTTGATACTGTCTACATGGCTAAAACAGAACTTGAGGCCAAGGTGGATGCAGTGACAAGTGAAATCAACTTCTTAAGAACTCTTTATGCTGCG GAATTGTCACAGGTACATGATACCGTCACCGACACCTCTGTTGTTCTGACTATGGATAACAACCGTGACTTGAACCTGGAAGGTATCATTAAGGATGTTAAAGCACAATTAGAACTATGTGCACAAAGAAGCAAAATGGAAGCTGAAGCATTGTTTGATAATAAG TACAAGGAGCTGCAGAAAACAGCTGAAGGACATGGGGACAGCATAAAGAATTCCAAATCTGAAATAGCAGAACTGAACCGTAGGATTCAGAGGCTGAAGGCTGAAATTGAAAATATCAAGAAGCAG ATTGCAGGTCTGAATCAATCCATTGCTGGAGCTGAAGAAAAGGGCAACCTTGCTCTCAAGGATGCAGAAAAGAAACTTCAGGATCTTGAAGCTGCTGAAAAGAAACTTAAGGAGGACATGGCTCGTCAGCTTAAAGAGTACCAAGAACTTCTGGCTGCTAAGATTGCACTGGATGTTGAAATTGGCACTTACGGACTCATGCTGGGAGGAGAAGAGCACAG AATGTCTGGAGATATTGTCAGCAACGTCAGCATAT CTGTAATCAGCGGAGGTGCCAGTGTATACAGCGCTCTTGGTGCTGCAGCAGGCGGAATGGGAGGAGGTGGAATGGGAGGAGGCATGGGATCTGGCCACGGTGGTGGATATGGCCACGGAGGAGGCTTTGGAGCAGGCCATGGATCCGGCCACGGAGGAGGCTTTGGAGCAGGCCATGGATCCGGCCACGGAGGAGGCCACGGCAAAACCTCAGTGGCAATTGCATCAACAACATCCACGTCTAAGAAATCCTATTAA